From Lolium perenne isolate Kyuss_39 chromosome 5, Kyuss_2.0, whole genome shotgun sequence, a single genomic window includes:
- the LOC139831570 gene encoding uncharacterized protein — MILPAVIVGFEVSRIFIDGGSSLNLIYADTLRKMNISLANLMPTDARFHGITPEKPNYPLGKILLDIQFGTRENFRKEKLEFEVIDFPSQYQALLGRPAYARFMDVPHYTYLLWRILRPNGPIMVKGSFALVDKCDKDFHKLSETFGIQAEYKAFKLTTNYDVLPDGGRSLQEQAFDTSKNSKEVQIHPKNPKKMTAIASNLDSA; from the coding sequence atgatcttaccagcggtgattgTGGGATTTGAGGTCTCTcgcatattcatagatggaggaagcAGTCTGAATCTCATATACGCGGATACGCTGAGGAAAATGAATATCTCTCTGGCAAATCTGATGCCAACGGACGCGCGTTTTCATGGCattacaccagagaagccgaATTATCCTCTGGGAAAGATCTTACTTGACATACAGTTTggaactcgagaaaatttcaggaaggagaagctaGAGTTCGAAGTTatcgattttccatcacaatatcaGGCTCTCTTGGGACGACCCGCATACGCCAGATTCATGGATGTGCCGCATTATACCTACCTGTTATGGAGAATCCTCAGACCCAATGGCCCAATCATGGTGAAAGGAAGCTTTGCTTTGgtagataaatgcgacaaggatttccacaagCTCTCTGAAACCTTCGGGATCCAGGCTGAGTACAAAGCATTCAAACTCACCACCAACTACGATGTGTTACCAGACGGAGGTAGATCCTTGCAGGAGCAagctttcgacacctccaagaactctaaggaagtgcagatccacccgaaaaATCCAAAAAAGATGACAGCTATCGCGTCCAActtggatagcgcatag
- the LOC127299699 gene encoding probable alpha,alpha-trehalose-phosphate synthase [UDP-forming] 7: MFSRSYTNLLDLANGNLSALDYAGSGGGGGGGGRPPRPRRMQRTLTTPGTLADLDEELAGSVASDVQSSLASDRIIVVANTLPVRCERRPDGRGWAFSWDEDSLLLHLRDGLPDDMEVLYVGSLRADVPPSDQDDVAQALLDRFRCVPAFLPRDVCDRFYHGFCKQTLWPLFHYMLPFTSDHGGRFDRSNWEAYVLANKLFSQRVIEVLNPEDDYIWIHDYHLLALPSFLRRRFNRLRIGFFLHSPFPSSELYRSLPVRDEILKSLLNCDLIGFHTFDYARHFLSCCSRMLGLEYQSKRGYIGLDYFGRTVGIKIMPVGINMVQLKSQLQLPDLEWRVAELRKQFAGKTVLLGVDDLDIFKGINLKILAFEQMLKIHPKWQGRAVLVQIANPRAGNGKDLEGLKAEIEQSCARINGQLGRPGYNPVELVNRTLTSVERMAYYTVAECVVVTAVRDGMNLTPYEYIVCRQGIPGLDGSGSDTQKRKSMLVVSEFIGCSPSLSGAIRVNPWNIDTTAEAMNESIALSDNEKQLRHEKHYRYVSTHDVAYWSKSYIHDLERSCRDHFRRRCWGIGLGFGFRVVALDRNFKKLTVDSIVADYKKSNSRVILLDYDGTLVPQTTINRTPNETVVNIMNALCADKKNVVFIVSGRGRVSLEKWFSSCPELGIAAEHGYFMRRTRDEQWQINNQCSEFGWMQMAEPVMNLYTEATDGSYIETKESALVWHHQDADPGFGSAQAKEMLDHLESVLANEPVSVKSGQHIVEVKPQGVNKGFVAEKILSMLTENKRQADFVLCIGDDRSDEDMFEGIADIMKRSIVDPETSLYACTVGQKPSKAKYYLDDTNDVLNMLEALADASEEVSSPEESEILSPSEDA, translated from the exons atGTTCTCGCGATCCTACACCAACCTGCTCGATCTCGCCAACGGCAACCTCTCGGCGCTCGACTATGCGGGCTCCGgcgggggtggcggcggcgggggccgccCACCCCGACCCAGGCGGATGCAGCGCACCCTAACCACGCCGGGGACGCTGGCGGACCTCGACGAGGAGCTGGCGGGCAGCGTCGCCTCGGACGTGCAGTCCTCGCTCGCCAGCGACCGCATCATCGTCGTCGCCAACACTCTCCCCGTGCGCTGCGAGCGGCGCCCCGACGGCCGCGGCTGGGCCTTCTCCTGGGACGAGGACTCGCTGCTCCTCCACCTCCGCGACGGCCTCCCCGACGACATGGAGGTGCTCTACGTCGGCTCCCTCCGCGCCGACGTGCCCCCCTCCGACCAGGACGACGTCGCGCAGGCGCTCCTCGACCGGTTCCGCTGCGTCCCCGCCTTCCTCCCCCGTGACGTCTGCGACCGCTTCTACCACGGCTTCTGCAAGCAGACGCTCTGGCCGCTCTTCCACTACATGCTGCCCTTCACCTCCGACCACGGCGGCCGCTTCGACCGCTCCAACTGGGAGGCCTACGTGCTCGCCAACAAGCTCTTCTCGCAGCGCGTCATCGAGGTGCTCAACCCGGAGGACGACTACATCTGGATCCACGACTACCACCTCCTCGCGCTCCCCTCCTTCCTCCGCCGCCGCTTCAACCGCCTCCGCATCGGCTTCTTCCTCCACAGCCCATTCCCGTCCTCGGAGCTCTACCGCAGCCTCCCCGTCCGCGACGAGATCCTCAAGTCGCTCCTCAACTGCGACCTCATCGGCTTCCACACCTTCGACTACGCCCGACATTTCCTCTCCTGCTGCAGCCGCATGCTCGGCCTCGAGTACCAGTCCAAGAGGGGATACATTGGGCTCGACTACTTTGGCCGCACCGTCGGGATCAAGATCATGCCCGTCGGGATCAACATGGTGCAGCTCAAGTCGCAGCTCCAGCTGCCTGATCTCGAGTGGCGTGTTGCCGAGCTCCGCAAGCAGTTTGCTGGGAAGACTGTCCTGCTTGGTGTCGATGACTTGGACATATTCAAGGGGATCAACCTCAAGATCCtcgccttcgagcagatgctcaagATACACCCGAAATGGCAGGGCCGAGCTGTGCTGGTGCAGATTGCAAACCCAAGGGCTGGCAATGGGAAGGACCTGGAAGGACTAAAGGCTGAGATCGAGCAAAGTTGCGCCAGGATTAATGGACAGCTTGGCCGCCCGGGGTATAaccctgtagagcttgttaatcgGACCCTGACGAGCGTCGAAAGGATGGCATACTACACCGTAGCCGAGTGTGTCGTTGTCACTGCAGTGAGGGATGGGATGAACCTCACACCGTACGAGTACATTGTGTGCAGACAAGGGATTCCAGGTCTGGATGGTTCTGGTAGCGATACACAGAAAAGGAAGAGTATGCTGGTTGTGTCAGAGTTCATAGGTTGCTCGCCGTCACTGAGCGGAGCAATCCGGGTGAACCCTTGGAACATCGATACAACCGCGGAGGCAATGAACGAGTCCATTGCTCTGTCGGATAATGAAAAGCAACTGCGCCATGAGAAGCATTATCGATATGTCAGCACACATGACGTTGCCTATTGGTCCAAGAGCTACATTCATGATCTGGAGAGAAGCTGCAGGGACCATTTTAGGAGGAGGTGCTGGGGTATTGGGCTAGGATTTGGATTTAGAGTGGTTGCTCTAGACCGCAACTTCAAGAAACTTACCGTGGATTCTATTGTGGCTGATTACAAGAAGTCAAACAGCAGGGTTATACTCCTGGACTATGATGGAACTCTAGTACCACAAACGACCATCAATCGAACTCCAAATGAAACTGTGGTTAACATAATGAATGCTCTGTGTGCTGATAAGAAGAATGTTGTTTTTATTGTCAGTGGAAGAGGTAGGGTTAGCCTTGAGAAGTGGTTCAGCTCTTGCCCAGAGCTTGGCATTGCGGCTGAACATGGCTACTTCATGAG GCGGACAAGGGATGAGCAATGGCAAATAAATAACCAGTGCTCAGAGTTTGGATGGATGCAAATGGCAGAGCCAGTAATGAACCTATATACAGAAGCAACTGATGGATCATATATCGAAACCAAAGAGAGTGCTTTGGTCTGGCACCACCAAGATGCTGACCCTGGTTTTGGATCTGCACAAGCAAAGGAAATGTTGGATCATCTGGAGAGTGTTCTTGCGAATGAGCCAGTCTCTGTGAAGAGTGGCCAGCACATTGTCGAAGTTAAACCTCAG GGTGTCAACAAAGGATTTGTCGCTGAGAAGATCCTATCAATGCTGACAGAAAACAAAAGACAAGCAGATTTTGTCCTCTGCATTGGCGATGATCGATCAGATGAGGATATGTTTGAAGGAATTGCTGATATTATGAAGAGGAGCATTGTTGATCCCGAGACCTCGTTATATGCCTGCACAGTCGGCCAGAAACCAAGCAAGGCCAAGTATTATTTGGATGATACTAATGATGTTCTGAACATGCTGGAGGCACTTGCAGATGCATCAGAGGAGGTTAGTTCACCAGAAGAATCGGAGATACTATCTCCATCGGAAGATGCATGA
- the LOC127299700 gene encoding long chain acyl-CoA synthetase 9, chloroplastic, translated as MNPYFVGLLVPIAVSLLLQKRRKVEKKRGVPVDVGGEPGYAVRNHRFEHPVETHWEGVTTLAELFEHACKEYVYMPLLGTRKLISREMEASPDGRSFEKLHLGEYEWKCYAEAFKSVCNFSSGLIQLGHQKNERVAIFAETRAEWQIALQACFRQNISVVTIYASLGEEALCHSLNETEVTTVVCGQKEFKKLIDIGWQLDTVKRVIYINEEGISAEVSLAKNSTSWTVASFEEVGKLGTEAPVDANMPLPSDVAVIMYTSGSTGLPKGVMMTHRNVLATLSAVMTIVPELGKKDIYMAYLPLAHILELAAETLMAAVGASIGYGSALTLTDTSSKIKKGTLGDASALKPTLMTAVPAILDRVRDGVRKKVDANGGVAKKLFDIGYSRRLAAIDGSWLGAWGVEKLLWDRLVFTKVRAILGGKIRFVLSGGAPLSGDTQRFINICLGAPIGQGYGLTETCAGGTFSEYDDTSVGRVGAPLPCSYIKLIDWAEGGYLTTDSPMPRGEIVIGGPNVTKGYFKNEAKTSEVYKDDERGLRWFYSGDIGRFHPDGCLEIIDRKKDIVKLQHGEYVSLGKVEAALAMSPYVENIMIHADPFNSYCVALVVVAQSELEKWATQQGLAYSDFSDLCQKQEAVKEVLGSLATVAKQARLEKFETPAKVKLIPDPWTPESGLVTAALKLKREVLRKKYENDLAELYA; from the exons ATGAATCCTTATTTCGTTGGCCTTCTTGTGCCCATCGCGGTCTCTCTTCTGCTCCAGAAAAGGCGAAAGGTTGAAAAGAAGAGAGGGGTGCCCGTTGATGTTGGTGGAGAGCCTGGCTATGCGGTCCGCAACCATCGGTTTGAACATCCTGTTGAAACGCACTGGGAAGGGGTCACCACACTTGCCGAGCTATTTGAGCATGCTTGCAAGGAGTATGTCTACATGCCCCTCCTTGGCACCAGGAAGCTCATTTCAAGGGAAATGGAAGCATCGCCTGATGGGAGGTCCTTTGAGAAGCTTCATCTGGGGGAGTACGAGTGGAAATGTTACGCCGAGGCCTTTAAGAGCGTTTGCAACTTTTCGTCAGGGTTGATTCAGTTAGGTCACCAGAAGAATGAGCGTGTTGCTATTTTTGCTGAGACACGGGCCGAGTGGCAGATTGCACTGCAG GCATGCTTCAGACAAAACATATCAGTTGTCACCATCTATGCCTCCTTGGGGGAGGAAGCACTATGCCATTCACTAAATGAG ACTGAGGTTACAACTGTAGTATGTGGTCAGAAGGAATTTAAGAAGTTGATTGATATAGGCTGGCAACTTGACACTGTTAAGCGTGTGATCTACATCAATGAGGAAGGCATCTCAGCCGAAGTTTCTCTAGCTAAAAACAGCACTAGCTGGACAGTCGCGTCATTTGAGGAAGTAGGCAAATTAGGAACTGAAGCACCTGTTGATGCAAACATGCCTCTCCCATCTGATGTTGCTGTAATAATGTACACAAGTGGAAGCACTGGATTGCCCAAG GGAGTTATGATGACCCACCGCAATGTCTTGGCTACACTTTCAGCAGTTATGACCATTGTGCCTGAACTCGGCAAAAaggatatatacatggcctacctTCCACTTGCGCACATTCTTGAGTTGGCAGCTGAG ACGCTTATGGCTGCTGTTGGGGCCTCCATTGGATATGGATCAGCTTTGACCTTGACTGATACATCAAGCAAAATAAAGAAAGGGACTCTAGGTGATGCTTCTGCACTGAAGCCAACACTGATGACTGCTGTACCTGCTATACTTGATCGTGTCCGTGATGGTGTGAGAAAAAAG GTGGATGCAAATGGTGGTGTAGCGAAGAAATTGTTTGACATTGGCTATAGCCGTCGGCTTGCTGCTATCGATGGAAGTTGGCTTGGTGCATGGGGAGTAGAGAAACTGTTGTGGGATAGGCTAGTCTTCACCAAGGTGCGTGCTATATTGGGAGGAAAGATTCGCTTTGTACTCTCAGGTGGAGCACCTCTGTCCGGAGATACGCAGAGATTTATCAATATATGCCTTGG GGCTCCAATAGGCCAAGGGTATGGCCTGACTGAAACTTGTGCTGGAGGAACATTTTCTGAGTATGATGACACATCTGTTGGCCGTGTTGGTGCTCCACTGCCTTGTTCATACATTAAG TTGATCGACTGGGCTGAAGGTGGATACTTGACAACTGATTCACCAATGCCTCGGGGGGAGATAGTCATAGGAGGCCCCAATGTAACGAAGGGCTATTTCAAGAATGAAGCTAAAACAAGTGAAGTCTATAAG GATGACGAAAGAGGTCTGCGATGGTTCTATTCTGGTGACATCGGGCGTTTTCATCCAGATGGCTGCCTTGAAATCATTGACCGCAAGAAAGACATCGTGAAGCTTCAGCATGGTGAATATGTATCTCTGGGGAAG GTGGAAGCTGCGTTGGCTATGAGCCCATATGTTGAGAATATCATGATCCATGCCGATCCTTTCAACAGTTACTGTGTTGCACTGGTGGTAGTTGCACAAAGTGAGCTTGAAAAATGGGCAACGCAGCAAGGACTTGCATACAGCGACTTCTCTGATTTGTGCCAGAAGCAAGAGGCTGTTAAAGAAGTGCTTGGGTCTTTAGCAACG GTTGCGAAACAAGCACGTCTAGAGAAGTTTGAGACGCCAGCCAAAGTCAAGCTGATACCAGATCCATGGACCCCTGAGTCGGGCCTTGTGACAGCTGCCCTCAAGCTCAAGAGGGAGGTGCTCAGGAAGAAGTATGAGAACGATCTGGCTGAGTTATATGCCTGA